A single region of the Halobellus ruber genome encodes:
- a CDS encoding zinc ribbon domain-containing protein encodes MSGTENQRGIVATGLYLPRQRLDGDEIESAWGTSAPVDRAAVPAADEDALTMAVAAGRDALGGWDRGADAVAHLAVATTTPPLEEEAFAPRIAAALGLRSGIPTSTASRSTAAGGEALCSGVDSDGPALVVVADAPSGDAAEVGRRVGAGAAAFLVEDGADVVVAAEARESRDAPGLRLRERGGTDVSELDITTYERETTRDVVATALDRLELDHDAVDAASLHQPTGDIPHRIGKALPYDGAAIARGTVVDDVGDAGAATVAVGLLAALERVEAGSTVVAGFFGSGATAVGLGFGVENSPETGVENAIEAGEGVSYPAALRARGTIGETEVAGGGAHVSLPSWQRTIPQRYRLVAGRCTECGAVAFPPEGACHDCGARAEFEPTTLSRTGEVVAVTVIGQGGAPPEFVEQQRRDGPFAVAIVEAPATDGDGSARFPAQLTDCDPESVSVGDGVAGHLRRIYSVEGVTRYGLKFVPE; translated from the coding sequence ATGAGCGGTACGGAGAATCAACGCGGGATCGTTGCGACCGGGCTGTACCTGCCCCGCCAGCGCCTCGACGGCGACGAGATCGAGTCCGCGTGGGGTACCTCCGCCCCGGTCGACCGCGCGGCGGTGCCGGCGGCCGACGAGGACGCGCTCACGATGGCCGTCGCCGCCGGCCGCGACGCGCTCGGCGGGTGGGACCGCGGCGCCGACGCCGTTGCCCACCTCGCGGTCGCGACGACCACGCCGCCCCTCGAAGAGGAGGCGTTCGCGCCGCGGATCGCCGCGGCACTCGGCCTCCGCTCCGGGATCCCCACGTCGACCGCGAGTCGGAGCACCGCCGCCGGCGGCGAGGCGCTGTGCTCGGGCGTCGACAGCGACGGCCCCGCCCTGGTCGTCGTCGCCGACGCCCCCAGTGGCGACGCCGCCGAGGTCGGCCGGCGCGTCGGCGCCGGCGCGGCCGCGTTCCTCGTCGAAGACGGCGCCGACGTGGTGGTCGCCGCCGAGGCCCGGGAGTCCCGTGACGCCCCGGGCCTGCGGCTCCGAGAGCGCGGCGGAACCGACGTCTCGGAACTCGACATCACGACCTATGAGCGGGAGACGACACGCGACGTGGTCGCGACGGCCCTCGATCGGCTGGAACTCGACCACGACGCGGTCGACGCCGCGAGCCTCCACCAGCCGACCGGCGACATCCCCCATCGGATCGGGAAAGCGTTGCCGTACGACGGCGCCGCCATCGCTCGGGGGACCGTCGTCGACGACGTCGGCGACGCGGGGGCCGCAACGGTTGCGGTCGGGTTGCTCGCGGCGCTGGAGCGCGTCGAGGCGGGATCGACGGTCGTCGCGGGGTTCTTCGGGAGCGGCGCGACGGCCGTCGGCCTCGGGTTCGGGGTGGAGAACTCGCCCGAGACCGGCGTCGAGAACGCGATCGAGGCGGGCGAGGGGGTCTCGTACCCGGCAGCGCTGCGGGCCCGCGGCACGATCGGGGAGACCGAGGTCGCGGGCGGCGGCGCCCACGTCAGCCTCCCGTCGTGGCAGCGGACGATCCCGCAACGCTACCGCCTGGTCGCCGGCCGGTGCACCGAGTGCGGTGCCGTCGCGTTCCCGCCGGAGGGCGCCTGTCACGACTGCGGCGCCCGGGCGGAGTTCGAGCCGACGACCCTCTCTCGGACCGGCGAGGTGGTCGCGGTCACCGTGATCGGCCAGGGCGGCGCGCCCCCGGAGTTCGTCGAACAGCAGCGCCGCGACGGGCCGTTCGCGGTCGCGATCGTCGAGGCCCCGGCGACCGACGGCGACGGCAGCGCCCGGTTCCCCGCGCAGTTGACCGACTGCGATCCCGAGTCGGTGTCGGTCGGTGACGGGGTGGCGGGGCACCTCCGGCGGATCTACAGCGTCGAGGGCGTCACGCGATACGGGCTGAAGTTCGTGCCCGAATAG
- a CDS encoding ABC transporter substrate-binding protein → MPRKVVNRRTFLKATGGTAGIGLIAGCSSGGGGGSDDGGDSGGDGGGDSGGDGGEMTTTSGSDDGGSGAINIGSVQPLSGNFAPWGQTHSAGLAFGVQEINSNGGVLDGRELNIVEADSASDPAEAASIFERFAEQDGIAAATGPVSSDVGIRTSRTAQELGIPMFMHMAGSNDTITPETRHSFRVGLVPATPTAQAQAGLAADRGYENVAAIVGDYAWGRSMQSGIQNNFDIDVNIQVAPVSQSDFSSYVRQISEDVEMVIASGHPPGSLSITGQLYELGRSPDVVTGPSFPPNVIRSALGENANRGFTHVHLSDPYSDEFAEVATRFAEANGAQFNTHTAYGYVTAQLIAQAIEDAGEADPQAITEATRAIEFDTLFANPIQYADSGELENQIQLYSSISLDAPSYYPDGNYSYEEVFRTDPLPAIAAAE, encoded by the coding sequence ATGCCACGGAAAGTAGTCAACAGGCGGACGTTTCTCAAGGCAACCGGCGGTACGGCCGGGATCGGATTGATCGCCGGCTGTTCGAGCGGCGGGGGCGGTGGCTCCGACGACGGCGGGGACTCCGGCGGCGACGGCGGCGGTGACTCCGGCGGCGACGGCGGCGAGATGACGACGACGTCCGGTTCGGACGACGGCGGCTCCGGGGCGATCAACATCGGATCCGTCCAGCCGCTCTCGGGGAACTTCGCGCCGTGGGGACAGACCCACTCCGCGGGGCTGGCGTTCGGAGTCCAGGAGATCAACAGCAACGGCGGCGTCCTCGACGGCCGCGAGCTGAATATCGTCGAGGCCGACTCCGCGAGCGACCCCGCGGAGGCGGCGTCGATCTTCGAGCGGTTCGCCGAGCAGGACGGCATCGCGGCCGCGACGGGTCCGGTGAGTTCCGACGTCGGGATCCGGACCTCCCGGACCGCCCAGGAGCTCGGTATCCCGATGTTCATGCACATGGCCGGCTCGAACGACACCATCACCCCTGAGACGCGGCACTCCTTCCGAGTGGGGCTCGTGCCCGCGACGCCGACGGCGCAGGCGCAGGCAGGGCTCGCTGCGGACCGCGGCTACGAGAACGTCGCCGCGATCGTCGGCGACTACGCGTGGGGGCGGTCGATGCAGTCGGGGATCCAGAACAACTTCGACATCGACGTCAATATCCAGGTCGCGCCGGTCTCACAGAGCGACTTCTCCTCGTACGTCCGGCAGATATCAGAGGACGTCGAGATGGTGATCGCAAGCGGGCACCCGCCAGGATCGCTGTCGATCACCGGGCAGCTCTACGAGTTGGGACGCTCACCCGACGTCGTCACCGGGCCGTCGTTCCCGCCGAACGTCATCCGGTCGGCGCTCGGCGAGAACGCCAACCGCGGGTTCACCCACGTGCACCTCTCGGACCCCTACAGCGACGAGTTCGCCGAGGTGGCAACCCGGTTCGCCGAGGCCAACGGCGCCCAGTTCAACACCCACACCGCCTACGGCTACGTCACCGCTCAGCTCATCGCCCAAGCCATCGAGGACGCCGGCGAGGCCGACCCGCAGGCGATCACCGAGGCCACGCGGGCGATCGAGTTCGACACGCTGTTCGCGAACCCGATCCAGTACGCCGACTCCGGGGAACTCGAGAACCAGATCCAGCTGTACAGCTCGATCTCGCTGGACGCACCGTCGTACTACCCCGACGGCAACTACAGCTACGAGGAAGTCTTCCGCACGGACCCGCTGCCGGCGATCGCCGCCGCCGAGTAA
- a CDS encoding branched-chain amino acid ABC transporter permease yields the protein MVSVSTLAAITVDGLAFGASLALLGVGITLVYGLGEVLNLAIGAFAVIAAISASLLVDGGVALPVAALAGLGLVGVFGLVVDRTLLSLVYRSEGEERILLGIFTTLGLAVLLEGVLVNFVSSRYSLPLDVPPVNVGAALVTGTSVVSIAVASVVLLVLFAFLNRTFLGKATRTIFQDERGAQLVGIDPRKIRTLVFVLSAVVAGLAGLLVAARSNVGVGNAFQFTTFALIVSIVGGVRSLVGAVIAGALLGLVNTFASFFVGSYVATVILFGAAIVFLLFRPEVMSS from the coding sequence ATGGTATCAGTCAGCACGCTGGCGGCGATCACGGTCGACGGGCTCGCGTTCGGGGCCTCCCTGGCGCTGCTCGGGGTCGGGATCACGCTGGTCTACGGGCTCGGCGAGGTGCTGAACCTGGCGATCGGGGCCTTTGCCGTCATCGCGGCCATCTCCGCGTCGCTACTGGTGGATGGAGGCGTTGCGCTCCCGGTCGCGGCACTGGCTGGGCTCGGGCTGGTCGGGGTTTTCGGGCTGGTAGTCGATCGGACGTTGCTCTCGCTGGTGTATCGCTCCGAGGGTGAGGAACGCATCCTGCTCGGTATCTTCACGACGCTCGGGCTGGCGGTGCTGCTGGAGGGCGTGCTGGTGAACTTCGTCTCCTCGCGGTACTCCCTGCCGCTCGACGTCCCACCGGTCAACGTCGGCGCGGCGCTCGTGACCGGGACCTCGGTGGTCTCGATCGCCGTCGCGTCGGTCGTGCTCCTCGTCCTGTTTGCCTTTCTCAACCGGACGTTCCTCGGGAAGGCGACCCGGACGATCTTCCAGGACGAACGGGGTGCCCAGCTCGTCGGGATCGATCCCCGGAAGATCCGGACGCTGGTGTTCGTCCTCTCGGCCGTAGTCGCGGGGCTTGCGGGACTCCTCGTCGCGGCCCGATCGAACGTCGGCGTCGGTAACGCCTTCCAGTTCACCACCTTCGCGCTCATCGTCTCGATCGTCGGCGGCGTCAGGAGCCTCGTCGGGGCGGTGATCGCCGGTGCCCTTCTGGGGCTGGTGAACACGTTCGCGAGCTTCTTCGTCGGGTCCTACGTCGCGACGGTCATCCTCTTCGGCGCAGCGATCGTGTTCCTGCTCTTCCGTCCGGAGGTGATGTCGTCGTGA
- a CDS encoding thiolase C-terminal domain-containing protein: protein MTDAYIVGAGQSDFGSFPDRSYRSLFDDAFDEAVGTVDGDFDPDDVDEAFLGTLGVGGRQLGLSGPAVTEHLGLHGIPTTRVENACAASGYALRQAVMAVRSGMADLVLAGGYEVMTDMSGDHTKWWLGVSGETEWERLSGTTFAGVYAQMASAYLREHDDATVEDLSRVAVKNHGNGAKNPHAQLGFECTMDDAMNAPDVAAPLNLYHCCPTTDGASAVLVASEDVAADLSDAPVRVSGAGAASGRVGLFQRDTLTGIPASGTAADRAYEEAGIDPEDLDFAEVHDCFAIAELAAYEDLGFCDRGEAPDLLRKGVTDPDGDLPVNTSGGLKSKGHPIGATGTGQVVEVFAQLRGDAHVQIDDPEVGLAHNVGGSGGGVTVHVFERVAEGEL from the coding sequence ATGACCGATGCGTATATCGTCGGCGCGGGGCAGTCCGACTTCGGTTCCTTTCCGGACCGATCCTACCGGTCGCTGTTCGACGACGCCTTCGACGAGGCCGTCGGGACCGTCGACGGCGACTTCGACCCCGACGACGTCGACGAGGCGTTCCTCGGCACCCTCGGCGTCGGCGGGCGGCAACTCGGATTGAGCGGCCCCGCCGTGACCGAACACCTGGGGCTCCACGGCATCCCCACCACGCGGGTCGAGAACGCGTGTGCGGCGTCGGGCTACGCGCTCCGACAGGCCGTGATGGCGGTCCGCTCCGGGATGGCCGACCTCGTGCTCGCGGGCGGCTACGAGGTGATGACGGATATGAGCGGCGACCACACCAAGTGGTGGCTGGGCGTCAGCGGCGAGACGGAGTGGGAGCGGCTCTCGGGCACCACCTTCGCGGGCGTGTACGCACAGATGGCGAGCGCGTACCTTCGCGAACACGACGACGCCACCGTCGAGGACCTCTCCAGGGTGGCGGTCAAGAACCACGGCAACGGCGCGAAGAACCCCCACGCACAGCTCGGGTTCGAATGTACGATGGACGACGCCATGAACGCCCCCGACGTGGCCGCGCCGCTGAACCTCTATCACTGCTGTCCCACCACCGACGGCGCCAGCGCCGTCCTCGTCGCGAGCGAGGACGTCGCCGCCGATCTCTCCGACGCCCCGGTCCGGGTGTCCGGGGCGGGTGCGGCCTCGGGCCGAGTTGGACTGTTCCAGCGGGACACCCTGACGGGGATCCCGGCCTCGGGGACGGCCGCCGACCGCGCCTACGAGGAGGCGGGGATCGACCCCGAGGACCTCGATTTCGCGGAGGTCCACGACTGCTTCGCGATCGCGGAACTCGCCGCCTACGAGGACCTCGGCTTCTGTGACCGCGGGGAGGCGCCCGACCTCCTCCGGAAGGGTGTCACCGACCCCGACGGCGACCTCCCGGTGAACACGTCCGGCGGATTGAAATCGAAGGGCCACCCGATCGGCGCGACCGGAACCGGCCAGGTCGTCGAGGTCTTCGCGCAACTCCGCGGCGACGCCCACGTCCAGATCGACGACCCCGAGGTCGGGCTGGCGCACAACGTCGGCGGCTCGGGCGGCGGCGTGACGGTCCACGTGTTCGAGCGGGTCGCGGAGGGTGAACTATGA
- a CDS encoding acyl-CoA synthetase — MQENVPESYLPDDGPQLIHPLPELHYPEEINVATRLVDRHVEEGRGDNVAIRFGDAEITYAELRTRVNRLGNALKERGVEPGDRVVVRFTNRPEAVVSCLAAQKIGAVALPSMKLLRAKELVHIINNAEASTVIVYDDLLDEIDEALPDLDTVDDVIVVQRHGIEHDHADYDDLTAAADDDLDAHPTTRDDLALMLYTSGTTGQPKGATHTHRQVLATADSYANYCLNAAEDDVFGGNPPLPFAYGYGDLLTFPLRVGATTSLVENAGPGDLLEAIENHGITVLCSIPTAFNQMLSKFPDGHENYDTDSLRLAVSAGEPLTHNTFNRFKDAYGVEIYDGIGTTEMLHIFVSHREGQEIDPGATGYPVPGYECKVIDPDTGEEVPRGEAGLLAVRGPTGISYWDRPDKQAEALVDGWSLPGDIYVHREDDRLEYKSREDDLIISSGYNIPGPEVEAVIEEREEVSEVAVIGAPDEERGQIVKAFVVPIADAKAGEDLTETIQTHVKNTLAPYKYPRAVEYVDELPRTETGKIQRVKLRERERDQHED; from the coding sequence ATGCAGGAGAACGTACCGGAGTCGTACCTCCCCGACGACGGCCCGCAGCTCATCCACCCGCTGCCCGAACTCCACTACCCCGAGGAGATCAACGTCGCGACCCGACTCGTCGACAGACACGTCGAGGAGGGCCGCGGCGACAACGTCGCCATCCGGTTCGGCGACGCGGAGATCACCTACGCGGAGCTCCGGACGCGGGTAAACCGGCTGGGGAACGCCCTCAAAGAGCGGGGCGTCGAACCGGGCGACCGCGTGGTCGTCCGCTTTACCAACCGGCCGGAAGCGGTCGTTTCGTGTCTGGCCGCCCAGAAGATCGGCGCGGTGGCGCTGCCGTCGATGAAGCTCTTGCGCGCGAAGGAACTCGTCCACATCATCAACAACGCGGAGGCGTCGACGGTGATCGTCTACGACGACCTCCTCGACGAGATCGACGAGGCGCTTCCGGATCTCGACACCGTCGACGACGTGATCGTGGTCCAGCGCCACGGGATCGAGCACGACCACGCCGACTACGACGATCTGACCGCGGCGGCCGACGACGACCTCGACGCCCACCCCACGACCCGCGACGACCTGGCGCTGATGCTCTACACCTCCGGGACCACCGGCCAGCCCAAGGGCGCGACCCACACGCACCGGCAGGTGCTCGCGACCGCCGACAGCTACGCGAACTACTGTCTGAACGCCGCCGAGGACGACGTCTTCGGCGGCAACCCGCCGCTGCCCTTCGCCTACGGCTACGGCGACCTGCTCACGTTCCCGCTCCGGGTCGGCGCAACCACCAGCCTCGTCGAGAACGCCGGGCCGGGCGACCTGCTCGAAGCCATCGAGAACCACGGCATCACGGTCCTGTGTTCGATCCCGACCGCGTTCAACCAGATGCTCTCGAAGTTCCCCGACGGCCACGAGAACTACGACACCGACTCGCTGCGGCTGGCGGTGAGCGCTGGGGAACCGCTGACCCACAACACCTTCAACCGGTTCAAGGACGCCTACGGGGTGGAGATCTACGACGGCATCGGCACCACGGAGATGCTTCACATCTTCGTGAGCCACCGCGAGGGCCAGGAGATCGACCCCGGCGCGACCGGCTACCCGGTCCCGGGCTACGAGTGTAAGGTGATCGACCCCGACACCGGCGAGGAGGTGCCGCGCGGGGAGGCCGGACTGCTCGCGGTCCGCGGTCCGACCGGCATCTCCTACTGGGACCGCCCCGACAAGCAGGCGGAGGCGTTAGTCGACGGGTGGAGCCTCCCGGGCGACATCTACGTCCACCGCGAGGACGACCGCCTCGAGTACAAGTCCCGCGAGGACGACCTCATCATCTCCAGCGGATACAACATCCCCGGCCCCGAGGTCGAGGCCGTCATCGAGGAGCGCGAGGAGGTCTCGGAGGTCGCGGTCATCGGCGCGCCCGACGAGGAGCGCGGCCAGATCGTGAAGGCGTTCGTCGTCCCCATAGCGGACGCCAAGGCCGGCGAGGACCTCACCGAGACGATCCAGACCCACGTCAAGAACACGCTGGCGCCGTACAAGTACCCCCGCGCGGTGGAGTACGTCGACGAGCTTCCGCGGACGGAGACGGGGAAGATCCAGCGCGTGAAGCTCCGGGAGCGCGAACGCGACCAGCACGAGGACTGA